One stretch of Rosistilla oblonga DNA includes these proteins:
- a CDS encoding RNA polymerase sigma factor, giving the protein MHSSPPETRASLILRLPDAADVAAWDEVVAIYTPLIRRLAFAQGMQPADADDLVQEVFSAIARSVSQWLDRSDRGGFRAWLLTIARNAAVNYLTRRGTRTLATGDEDAAAMLAEVPAPASEVSSQFDQEYRREVFRWAAAQVKCQVAETTWSAFWMTQVEGMSVAETARRLEVSVGTIYVGRSRVMSRLKEVVKQHEVTQWC; this is encoded by the coding sequence ATGCATTCGAGTCCACCCGAAACGCGCGCAAGCTTGATCCTGCGTCTGCCCGACGCGGCGGACGTGGCGGCTTGGGATGAAGTGGTTGCTATCTACACTCCGCTGATCCGGCGATTAGCCTTCGCCCAGGGAATGCAACCGGCCGACGCGGATGACTTGGTGCAGGAGGTCTTCTCTGCGATCGCGCGGTCGGTCTCCCAGTGGCTCGATCGAAGCGATCGCGGCGGATTTCGTGCCTGGCTGCTGACGATCGCTCGCAATGCAGCCGTAAATTATTTAACGCGTCGGGGGACACGGACATTGGCGACCGGTGACGAAGACGCAGCCGCGATGTTGGCCGAGGTTCCGGCACCGGCATCGGAAGTCTCAAGCCAGTTTGATCAGGAGTATCGCCGAGAGGTCTTTCGTTGGGCCGCCGCACAAGTCAAGTGTCAGGTGGCGGAAACGACGTGGTCAGCGTTTTGGATGACTCAGGTTGAAGGCATGTCGGTCGCAGAGACGGCGAGGCGACTGGAAGTCAGCGTTGGCACCATCTATGTCGGCCGATCGCGAGTGATGAGTCGACTGAAAGAAGTCGTTAAGCAACACGAGGTGACGCAATGGTGCTGA
- a CDS encoding DMT family transporter: MSRWMYLLIVCTALIGGAGLAAQPGVNSTLSRKMGHPLHAAIVSFGTGLLVLVVIAIFSGRFPPRFTDSVASLPWWAWLGGSIGAFLVTMSMIFAPRIGALQWIALIVTGQAIASLLLDHYGLAGFHQRSASGIRVLGAILLVAGLILSSLERGGGSVPEEIAETAPVDPPVEAER, translated from the coding sequence TTGTCGCGTTGGATGTATTTGTTGATCGTATGTACGGCGCTGATCGGCGGTGCGGGCTTGGCGGCACAGCCGGGCGTCAATTCAACGCTGTCGCGGAAGATGGGGCATCCGTTGCATGCGGCCATCGTCTCTTTCGGAACCGGCCTGTTGGTGCTGGTGGTAATTGCGATCTTCAGCGGTCGCTTTCCGCCTCGCTTCACCGATTCGGTCGCATCGCTCCCGTGGTGGGCTTGGTTGGGAGGATCGATCGGTGCGTTCCTAGTAACGATGTCGATGATCTTTGCACCGCGGATCGGGGCGTTGCAATGGATCGCGTTGATCGTGACCGGCCAAGCGATTGCATCGTTGCTGTTGGATCACTACGGCTTGGCTGGCTTTCACCAGCGGTCGGCGAGTGGCATCCGCGTGCTCGGTGCAATCCTCTTAGTCGCCGGACTTATTCTGTCGAGTCTCGAGCGCGGCGGGGGAAGCGTTCCGGAGGAGATCGCCGAAACAGCACCTGTGGATCCGCCAGTCGAAGCGGAGCGATAG
- a CDS encoding metallophosphoesterase family protein translates to MKRRTFFGLGTAAAGLPLINASETRAAQPVGKSTRGSFSVDGNLVRFYSADIRKPLRVLVAADTHLFLDDERGKPFHEFSGRMAGAYNTTRHFKTGEATNPQNSFTQIIERAQERNVDLLALVGDIFSFPSEAAIEWVADQLAASKLRYCYVAGNHDWHYEGMPGSIDELRATWIERRLKPLYQGNNPLMSAYDIGDVRFLAIDNSTYEILPEQLDFFRAQAETGKPLVLTVHIPMFAPGRPVGFGCGHPDWGANSDRNHKIERRPQWPTTGHTQATLDFHRDVFATPNLLGIFAGHTHRSSVDVINGIPQFVTDDNASGAFMDVELLPA, encoded by the coding sequence ATGAAGCGTCGGACCTTCTTCGGACTCGGTACTGCGGCGGCGGGGCTACCGCTAATCAACGCAAGCGAAACGCGCGCTGCACAGCCCGTGGGCAAAAGCACTCGAGGCTCGTTCTCGGTCGACGGCAACTTGGTTCGTTTCTACTCAGCCGACATCCGCAAGCCGCTCCGCGTCCTTGTCGCTGCCGACACGCATCTGTTTCTAGACGACGAGCGTGGGAAACCGTTCCACGAATTCAGCGGCCGGATGGCTGGGGCTTACAACACAACGCGGCATTTCAAAACCGGTGAAGCAACCAACCCACAAAACAGCTTCACTCAGATTATCGAACGGGCACAGGAACGGAACGTCGATCTACTGGCATTGGTAGGCGACATCTTCAGTTTCCCATCCGAAGCTGCCATCGAATGGGTTGCAGATCAACTCGCCGCGTCAAAGCTCCGCTACTGTTACGTCGCCGGAAATCACGACTGGCACTACGAAGGCATGCCGGGATCAATCGATGAACTGCGTGCGACATGGATTGAGAGGCGATTGAAACCGCTCTATCAAGGAAACAATCCGTTGATGTCGGCTTACGATATCGGCGACGTCCGTTTTCTGGCGATCGACAATTCGACTTACGAGATTCTTCCGGAGCAGTTGGATTTCTTCCGCGCGCAGGCCGAAACAGGCAAACCATTGGTTCTAACGGTTCACATTCCGATGTTTGCCCCCGGTCGCCCGGTCGGATTTGGCTGTGGACATCCCGACTGGGGAGCGAACTCCGATCGAAATCACAAAATCGAACGGCGGCCTCAATGGCCAACGACGGGCCACACCCAAGCGACACTCGATTTCCACCGAGACGTCTTCGCGACACCCAATCTACTGGGGATCTTCGCGGGTCACACCCATCGCAGCTCCGTGGATGTCATCAACGGCATCCCGCAATTTGTCACCGATGACAATGCAAGTGGAGCTTTTATGGACGTCGAACTATTGCCTGCGTAA
- the smc gene encoding chromosome segregation protein SMC, whose amino-acid sequence MLKALELAGFKSFADRTRFDFPDGITVVVGPNGSGKSNIVDGIKWVLGSQSAKSLRGKDMSDVIFKGSQSRKAAASAEATIVFDNAAGTLPVDAPEVHVTRRVFRSGEGEYLINGEPCRLKDVKNLVRGTGIGIDAYSLIEQGKVDRMLNASAKDRRAIFEEAAGISRFKAKKVEAARRLARVDQNLVRLGDIVDEVAARLKSIKSQATKAERYRIQSTRLKELRMQVAWTDWQEFSNCLEQTDSELAEAEATREAVQAELAGVSESRQQLEMSLQAVAMKAQSVESSRTEASRRIASLVGRRDADTTARQDIEQSSASQRRRLQVLQAQAGTATAELRRLESRLADAVEMGAKAKAIAEAAEAENTRVGQHVDHVRRSSLEAEQQHLNALREASELDGQMQRLNQQISEAQRSEKVLEQRISAQQAVVKRLTDDAERCQKVVADLDTQIEAYAVQIDTMENELADRRRVLNRRREEIAALQSRLHGVSERLNVLEDLQQRHEGVENGVRDVLDAAARDDSGPLASCHGIVADLFEADVHVAPLIDVALGGKSQFLVVSGDEIQRAVAAGAVKLSGRVGLIRMDELPSVRPGERIRLDGLAGIIGRADRMVKAGEKIEPLVRHLLCTTWLVESLEIALGLSRLSGAGLRFVTRNCELLERDGSVVIGPARAAAGLVSRRSELASARKEQQTYRYQLEESDKEASRLAANVEQRDAELHQIITKHRDAVTQRAASGATLTAATDALDAQVHALRSLTEEAESIHRTHNESQVELVEVRQALAGCRQRAERYENQQEEFKQTLQLAQDEERQASDALMKANVELARSEQRSEALETAIEQVRRDQGERREAVDEVRQRLNTELQRLQDLDRRMLDASSELNELYLSEQADGDALKALAAEVSRVRVDISAKQKEIDAVQKRVNKAAEQVHAIQRRRDTADVQRANLAQRLLDDYEINLAEVPIPEDFEPPEDRQAVEKEITDLRQQVQKSGSVNMEALEELEELQERYDMLHGQYQDLTAAKASLERIVNKINADSRRLFLDTLEAIRTNFQTLYRRSFGGGSADLILEEGADPLEAGVEIIATPPGKPTFSNTLLSGGEKALTAVALLMSIFKYRPSPFCVLDEVDAPFDEANIGRFVSVLQEFLEHSKFVVVTHSKKTMTAAHTLYGVTMQESGVSTRVSVRFEDVSEDGHISEEAVKRSKNDEAA is encoded by the coding sequence ATGCTCAAAGCCCTTGAACTGGCAGGCTTCAAAAGCTTTGCCGACCGAACCCGATTCGACTTCCCCGACGGCATTACTGTCGTCGTGGGTCCGAACGGTTCTGGCAAGTCGAACATCGTCGACGGCATCAAATGGGTGCTCGGGTCGCAATCGGCCAAAAGCCTACGCGGCAAGGACATGTCCGATGTGATCTTCAAAGGATCGCAAAGTCGCAAAGCTGCCGCGTCGGCCGAAGCGACAATCGTCTTCGACAACGCCGCCGGCACGCTGCCAGTCGACGCTCCCGAAGTTCACGTCACCCGCCGCGTCTTCCGCAGCGGCGAGGGAGAGTATCTGATCAACGGCGAACCGTGCCGCTTAAAGGATGTCAAAAATCTGGTCCGCGGTACCGGGATCGGAATCGATGCCTACAGTCTGATCGAACAGGGCAAAGTCGATCGGATGCTCAACGCCAGCGCTAAGGATCGTCGCGCGATCTTTGAAGAGGCGGCCGGTATCAGCCGCTTCAAAGCGAAAAAAGTCGAAGCCGCACGGCGGTTGGCTCGCGTCGATCAGAACTTGGTTCGATTGGGCGACATCGTCGACGAGGTCGCCGCGCGACTCAAAAGCATCAAGAGCCAAGCGACCAAAGCGGAACGCTATCGGATTCAAAGCACCCGGCTAAAAGAACTGCGGATGCAGGTCGCGTGGACCGATTGGCAAGAGTTCTCCAATTGTCTGGAGCAGACCGATTCGGAGCTGGCCGAAGCCGAGGCGACGCGTGAAGCGGTGCAAGCCGAACTGGCCGGCGTGAGCGAATCGCGTCAGCAGTTGGAGATGAGCCTGCAAGCCGTGGCGATGAAGGCTCAATCGGTCGAATCCAGCCGCACCGAAGCGTCGCGGCGGATCGCATCGCTTGTCGGTCGCCGCGATGCCGACACCACAGCTCGCCAAGACATCGAACAATCATCCGCTTCGCAGCGCCGGCGACTGCAGGTCCTGCAAGCCCAAGCGGGAACGGCGACGGCCGAACTGCGGCGTTTGGAATCGCGGCTCGCCGATGCGGTTGAAATGGGAGCCAAGGCGAAGGCGATCGCGGAGGCGGCTGAGGCGGAGAACACACGAGTCGGTCAGCATGTCGACCACGTCCGCCGCAGCAGCTTGGAAGCCGAGCAACAGCATCTCAACGCGCTCCGCGAAGCGAGCGAACTCGATGGCCAGATGCAGCGGCTGAATCAACAGATCTCCGAAGCTCAACGCAGCGAAAAGGTCCTCGAGCAACGGATCTCCGCTCAACAAGCCGTCGTTAAACGGTTGACCGATGATGCGGAGCGATGCCAAAAAGTCGTGGCCGATCTCGATACGCAGATCGAAGCGTATGCGGTCCAGATCGATACGATGGAAAACGAATTGGCCGACCGCCGCCGCGTCCTCAATCGCCGCCGCGAAGAGATCGCGGCGTTGCAGAGCCGTTTGCACGGGGTCAGCGAACGGCTGAACGTTCTGGAGGATTTGCAGCAGCGCCACGAAGGTGTCGAAAACGGTGTCCGCGATGTCTTGGACGCCGCCGCCCGCGACGACTCCGGACCGCTTGCCAGTTGCCACGGGATCGTCGCCGATCTGTTCGAAGCCGATGTCCATGTCGCTCCGCTGATCGATGTCGCTCTCGGTGGCAAGTCGCAGTTTCTAGTCGTCAGCGGCGATGAGATCCAGCGGGCTGTCGCTGCGGGAGCTGTCAAATTGAGCGGCCGCGTTGGTCTGATCCGAATGGATGAACTGCCCAGCGTCCGTCCCGGTGAACGGATCCGCTTGGATGGCCTCGCGGGAATCATCGGCCGCGCCGATCGGATGGTCAAAGCGGGCGAGAAGATCGAACCGTTGGTCCGGCATCTTTTGTGCACGACCTGGTTGGTCGAATCGCTAGAGATCGCGTTGGGACTGAGCCGGTTGAGCGGAGCGGGTTTGCGGTTTGTGACCCGCAACTGCGAACTGCTGGAACGCGACGGCAGCGTCGTGATCGGCCCGGCTCGAGCGGCCGCCGGTTTGGTCAGCCGCCGCAGCGAACTCGCCTCGGCTCGCAAAGAACAACAAACCTACCGCTACCAGCTGGAAGAATCGGACAAGGAAGCGTCGCGGTTGGCTGCCAACGTCGAACAGCGCGACGCCGAATTGCACCAGATCATCACCAAGCACCGCGACGCGGTCACCCAGCGAGCCGCTTCGGGCGCGACGCTGACCGCGGCGACCGATGCCTTGGACGCGCAAGTCCATGCGTTGCGATCGTTGACCGAAGAAGCCGAATCGATCCACCGGACTCACAACGAAAGCCAGGTCGAACTGGTCGAGGTGCGGCAGGCTCTGGCCGGGTGTCGCCAGCGTGCAGAGCGATACGAGAACCAACAGGAAGAGTTCAAGCAGACTCTACAGTTGGCTCAGGACGAAGAACGCCAGGCCTCCGATGCGTTGATGAAAGCCAACGTCGAACTGGCTCGCAGCGAACAACGCAGCGAGGCTTTGGAGACCGCGATCGAACAGGTCCGTCGCGATCAAGGCGAACGGCGAGAAGCTGTCGACGAAGTCCGTCAGCGGTTGAATACCGAACTGCAGCGTTTGCAAGATCTCGATCGCCGAATGCTCGACGCTTCCTCGGAACTGAACGAACTGTACCTTTCCGAACAGGCCGACGGCGACGCGTTGAAGGCGTTGGCGGCGGAGGTCAGCCGAGTGCGAGTCGACATTTCGGCGAAGCAAAAAGAGATCGACGCGGTTCAAAAGCGGGTCAACAAGGCTGCCGAACAGGTCCACGCGATCCAACGCCGACGCGACACCGCCGATGTCCAGCGGGCGAACCTCGCCCAACGGTTGCTGGACGACTACGAGATCAATCTTGCCGAAGTGCCGATTCCCGAAGACTTCGAACCGCCCGAAGATCGCCAAGCGGTGGAAAAAGAGATTACCGATCTGCGGCAACAGGTGCAGAAATCGGGATCGGTCAACATGGAAGCGCTCGAAGAACTGGAAGAGTTGCAAGAGCGTTACGACATGCTGCACGGTCAGTATCAAGACTTGACCGCCGCCAAGGCGTCGCTAGAACGGATCGTTAACAAGATCAACGCCGATTCGCGGCGGCTGTTCCTCGACACGTTGGAAGCGATTCGGACCAACTTCCAAACGCTCTACCGTCGCTCGTTTGGTGGCGGTAGCGCCGACCTGATCCTCGAAGAAGGTGCCGATCCGTTGGAAGCCGGTGTCGAGATCATCGCAACTCCGCCGGGTAAGCCGACGTTCAGCAACACGCTGCTGTCCGGTGGTGAAAAAGCGCTGACAGCCGTTGCGCTGCTGATGTCGATCTTCAAATATCGCCCCAGCCCGTTCTGCGTACTGGACGAAGTCGACGCACCGTTTGACGAAGCGAACATCGGCCGGTTTGTCAGCGTGTTGCAGGAGTTTCTCGAGCACAGCAAGTTTGTCGTCGTCACCCACTCCAAAAAAACGATGACCGCCGCCCACACGCTGTACGGCGTCACGATGCAGGAATCGGGCGTTTCGACACGCGTCTCGGTTCGCTTCGAAGATGTCAGCGAGGACGGGCACATCAGCGAAGAGGCGGTTAAGCGATCGAAAAACGACGAAGCTGCTTAA
- a CDS encoding BatA domain-containing protein → MGFLNVTLLFGLAAAAIPIALHLLGRREPQRLEFPALRFLTQRIETNRRRMRVRHWSLLLLRVLALAGLALALAQPHVPSARGGTWLSVGIIAVLGMATAAMAAWAFAQQKSLRFVLPLAVAGGLLLLGATVWGTAVAATEKTPIVNSQRPSAVAIVVDNSVRMTYQTDDGSRLEIARQWAGWIVDHYTDTSTLAVLDRSVKPTVAAIDLAAARRSIRRLEPLQVVQPLEQQIEAAAALVANSPFEQRVVYVITDRTAASWNRSATLSLPEGVDLQVIDVGSDVVQNRTLGDVQVASESVARGIPVPVQTQVASVGDFPSGQVSVELRLYDRDPTLPVMRDGKTVFPEAQVIDRQRATIADPARSDITLSLPPLEPGVHHAEIALSETDALPIDNTRYLTIAVNQPPRALLVSNNSNERRVIEQALALPGVSGSGSVDYDVDGIPMSELQQTTLSDYRVIGLLDPPRLSTAQQDLLTAWTQQGGKLWISLGPAWEEQEEQTDDDPLIGRVVRQWRVPEPGHWIDTQRSGHPALRPFAAVAGNVPWQLYPIYRYWQIDRQESDVVIARYTDTQHPAMIDRAIGAGRLLMFTTPLPGIDGPGRRWNELFSTSEEYWPAFLLVRGAFDYLADRDPGTLNVRVGQPVGLKTADGAPHRYQLFAGSAAPVVVESSGSQVAPGPAAVAGNYWLRSSGETLGYSVNLAPAETDLQRISTDDLTAILGADRYKLVTEREQIDWSATTGSNAQPFYAQMMLLVCGVFVLEQILANRFYAAK, encoded by the coding sequence ATGGGATTCCTCAACGTCACGCTGTTGTTCGGACTCGCCGCAGCCGCGATTCCGATCGCCCTGCACCTGCTGGGACGACGCGAACCGCAGCGGCTGGAATTTCCCGCTCTCCGCTTTCTCACCCAGCGGATCGAAACCAATCGCCGCCGGATGCGGGTCCGCCATTGGTCGCTGCTGCTGCTTCGCGTGCTAGCTCTAGCCGGGCTCGCGTTGGCTCTCGCCCAACCGCACGTCCCCAGTGCTCGCGGCGGCACATGGCTTTCGGTCGGCATCATCGCCGTTTTGGGAATGGCCACCGCCGCGATGGCCGCTTGGGCATTTGCTCAGCAGAAATCGTTGCGATTTGTGCTCCCGCTAGCGGTCGCCGGCGGCCTGTTATTACTCGGAGCGACCGTCTGGGGCACTGCGGTCGCGGCGACTGAAAAGACTCCCATCGTCAACAGCCAGCGCCCCTCGGCGGTTGCGATCGTGGTCGACAATTCGGTGCGGATGACCTACCAAACCGATGACGGATCTCGGCTGGAAATCGCTCGCCAATGGGCCGGCTGGATCGTCGATCACTACACCGACACGAGCACCCTGGCGGTTCTCGACCGCAGCGTCAAACCAACGGTTGCTGCGATCGATCTCGCGGCGGCGCGGCGGTCGATCCGGCGGCTGGAACCGCTGCAAGTGGTACAGCCTTTGGAACAACAGATCGAAGCCGCCGCGGCGCTTGTCGCCAACAGCCCCTTCGAGCAGCGCGTCGTCTATGTGATCACCGACCGAACCGCCGCCAGCTGGAACCGATCGGCGACGCTCTCGCTGCCCGAAGGCGTCGACCTACAAGTGATCGATGTCGGTTCGGATGTCGTCCAAAATCGTACCCTCGGCGACGTGCAGGTCGCTTCGGAATCGGTAGCTCGCGGGATCCCGGTGCCGGTGCAAACCCAGGTCGCCAGCGTCGGTGATTTCCCGTCGGGCCAGGTCTCGGTCGAACTGCGGTTGTACGATCGCGATCCGACCCTCCCCGTCATGCGCGATGGAAAAACAGTTTTCCCCGAGGCGCAAGTGATCGATCGCCAGCGAGCCACGATCGCCGATCCGGCTCGCAGCGACATCACGCTGTCGCTGCCGCCGCTGGAACCGGGAGTCCATCATGCCGAGATCGCGCTCAGCGAAACCGATGCATTGCCGATCGACAACACGCGTTATCTGACGATCGCCGTGAATCAACCGCCGCGTGCCCTGCTGGTTTCCAACAATTCCAATGAGCGACGCGTCATCGAACAGGCGTTGGCGCTGCCGGGTGTCAGTGGCAGCGGCAGCGTCGACTACGACGTCGATGGAATCCCGATGTCCGAATTGCAGCAGACGACACTTTCCGATTACCGCGTGATCGGCCTGTTGGATCCTCCGCGGCTGTCGACAGCTCAACAAGACCTGCTGACGGCGTGGACTCAGCAAGGTGGCAAGCTGTGGATCAGCTTGGGCCCCGCTTGGGAAGAGCAGGAAGAACAAACCGATGACGATCCGTTGATCGGTCGCGTGGTCCGGCAGTGGCGAGTCCCCGAACCGGGACACTGGATCGATACGCAGCGGAGCGGCCATCCGGCGCTGCGACCGTTTGCCGCCGTCGCGGGCAACGTTCCCTGGCAACTGTACCCGATCTATCGCTACTGGCAGATCGATCGCCAAGAGAGTGACGTCGTGATCGCTCGATACACCGATACTCAGCACCCCGCGATGATCGATCGAGCCATCGGGGCGGGGCGGTTGTTGATGTTCACGACTCCGCTGCCCGGAATCGACGGCCCGGGGCGGCGTTGGAACGAACTGTTCAGCACCAGCGAAGAGTATTGGCCGGCGTTTCTGTTGGTTCGTGGCGCGTTTGACTATTTGGCCGATCGCGACCCGGGAACGCTCAACGTTCGCGTCGGCCAGCCCGTCGGACTGAAGACAGCCGATGGAGCGCCGCATCGGTATCAGTTGTTCGCTGGTTCCGCAGCCCCCGTCGTCGTCGAATCCAGTGGCAGCCAAGTTGCCCCCGGTCCGGCCGCCGTCGCCGGAAACTATTGGTTGCGCAGCAGCGGCGAGACGCTCGGCTACAGCGTCAATCTGGCTCCCGCCGAAACCGACCTGCAGCGGATCTCGACCGACGACCTGACCGCGATCCTCGGCGCCGACCGCTACAAATTGGTCACCGAGCGGGAACAGATCGATTGGTCGGCGACAACGGGATCCAACGCCCAACCCTTCTACGCCCAGATGATGTTGTTGGTCTGCGGCGTGTTTGTCTTGGAGCAGATTCTGGCCAACCGCTTCTACGCGGCCAAATAG
- a CDS encoding flagellar basal body P-ring protein FlgI produces MINTCIARIARLGQSAFWGLLIVACCGCLSPWLGSKDDQSENEVAAVEELFQSEDRPKLVRDATVSMGMHPVKLEAIAIVNGLAGTGGIPEPSPQRDAILSELKTRNVNDPNQFLDSNQSAMVSVEAFLPAGVQKDDPIDLYVRISTRSTATSIRGGWLMPARLQEVRLLNNQLRSSDMLAMGTGPILIRSAYEAGDETALIREGVIPSGGRSTKSRSIGLIIRPAFQHAFISAQIANDINRRFFFFDGTSRRGIANAKEDDFIELSIHPTYRRNIPRLMSVVQSIAIKDTMDARHERIKDLTARLTEPSTAAAAALQLEAIGDDGAVPLKVAATVADPEIRFYAAEALAYLDQVDAIDPLVELVKTEPAFRYRALLALSILEHRLAAEGLRELMDESSVETRYGAFRNLRERPDRELLVPGTEMAEGYSFFHVASKAEPLVVVSTLRFAEIVVFGGPVPIRPPKYLMAGSGIMVRGDDQGKLRISRFQPGKPDTRSVSQATVGGLIKGIADVGGNYSDVVEVLRLAKEQGDLEARFAIDPLPKTLRTYHRETESESEDGNFEELGPSDIDPPVGSGKKESWWKF; encoded by the coding sequence ATGATTAATACCTGCATCGCCCGTATCGCACGACTTGGGCAATCCGCGTTTTGGGGATTGCTGATCGTCGCATGTTGTGGCTGTCTGAGCCCCTGGTTGGGAAGCAAGGACGACCAAAGCGAAAACGAAGTGGCGGCAGTTGAAGAGCTTTTCCAAAGCGAAGACCGCCCCAAATTGGTTCGCGACGCAACGGTGTCGATGGGCATGCATCCGGTGAAATTGGAAGCGATTGCGATCGTTAATGGTTTAGCCGGCACCGGCGGAATCCCCGAGCCTTCGCCGCAACGCGATGCGATCCTGTCGGAATTGAAGACCCGCAACGTCAACGATCCCAACCAGTTCCTCGATTCCAACCAATCGGCGATGGTTTCGGTCGAAGCCTTTTTGCCCGCGGGCGTCCAGAAAGACGACCCGATCGATCTGTACGTTCGGATCAGCACCCGATCGACCGCCACAAGTATTCGTGGCGGTTGGTTGATGCCCGCTCGTTTGCAAGAGGTTCGCCTGTTGAACAATCAATTGCGCAGCAGCGACATGTTGGCGATGGGGACCGGCCCAATTCTGATCCGCAGCGCCTACGAAGCGGGTGACGAAACGGCGTTGATTCGCGAAGGCGTGATCCCATCGGGCGGCCGCAGCACCAAATCGCGCAGCATCGGATTGATCATCCGCCCCGCGTTCCAGCACGCCTTCATCTCCGCACAGATCGCTAACGATATCAATCGCCGGTTCTTCTTTTTCGATGGCACCAGCCGCCGCGGCATCGCCAACGCCAAAGAAGACGATTTCATCGAACTCTCAATTCACCCAACCTACCGCCGCAACATCCCGCGTTTGATGTCGGTCGTCCAATCGATCGCTATCAAAGACACGATGGATGCCCGGCATGAGCGGATCAAAGATCTGACGGCGCGTTTGACCGAACCATCGACAGCGGCCGCCGCCGCGTTGCAACTCGAAGCGATCGGCGATGATGGAGCGGTACCACTGAAGGTCGCCGCCACCGTTGCCGATCCCGAAATCCGGTTTTATGCCGCCGAAGCACTCGCCTACTTAGACCAAGTCGATGCGATCGACCCGTTGGTCGAACTGGTTAAAACCGAGCCGGCGTTCCGGTACCGCGCCCTGTTGGCGTTGAGCATCCTGGAACATCGATTGGCCGCCGAAGGACTCCGCGAACTGATGGACGAATCGAGTGTCGAGACGCGTTACGGCGCGTTTCGCAACTTGCGTGAACGTCCCGATCGCGAACTGCTGGTGCCGGGAACCGAGATGGCCGAAGGCTACTCCTTTTTCCACGTCGCTTCGAAAGCCGAACCACTTGTCGTCGTCAGCACACTCCGCTTTGCCGAAATCGTCGTCTTTGGCGGCCCGGTGCCGATCCGACCGCCAAAATATCTGATGGCTGGTTCGGGAATCATGGTTCGCGGCGACGATCAGGGCAAGCTGCGGATCAGCCGATTCCAACCTGGCAAACCCGATACCCGCAGTGTTTCGCAGGCGACCGTCGGCGGTTTGATCAAGGGAATCGCCGACGTCGGCGGCAACTACAGCGACGTCGTCGAAGTGCTGCGACTCGCCAAAGAACAGGGAGACCTAGAGGCTCGTTTCGCCATCGATCCGCTCCCCAAAACCCTCCGCACCTACCACCGCGAGACGGAGTCGGAGAGCGAAGACGGCAACTTCGAAGAACTGGGCCCCAGCGACATCGATCCCCCTGTCGGAAGTGGCAAAAAGGAATCGTGGTGGAAGTTTTAG
- the rimI gene encoding ribosomal protein S18-alanine N-acetyltransferase, which yields MEHSQSSATTVHIRWMIRRDMPSVLDIEAASFEFPWSEDEFIRCLRQRNCIGMVAEEDDQVVGFMIYELHKNRLHILNFAVNPEVRHRGVGQAMIGKLVGKLSHDRRNRIMLEVRETNLDAQLFFRNSGFKAVSVLRDFYDDTCEDAYVMQYRYQPSQQEMSVPKGNRIGRMAG from the coding sequence ATGGAACATTCTCAAAGTTCAGCCACCACGGTACATATTCGTTGGATGATTCGTCGCGATATGCCGTCGGTGCTCGACATCGAAGCGGCAAGCTTCGAATTCCCATGGTCGGAAGATGAGTTTATCCGCTGCCTGCGTCAGCGGAACTGCATCGGCATGGTTGCGGAAGAAGACGACCAGGTCGTCGGCTTCATGATTTACGAACTGCACAAGAACCGTTTGCACATCCTCAACTTTGCCGTCAATCCGGAGGTCCGTCATCGTGGCGTTGGCCAAGCGATGATCGGTAAGTTGGTTGGCAAGCTGTCGCACGATCGTCGCAATCGGATCATGTTGGAAGTTCGCGAAACCAATCTCGATGCTCAACTGTTCTTTCGCAACAGTGGCTTCAAAGCGGTTTCAGTGCTTCGCGATTTCTACGACGATACCTGCGAAGACGCATACGTCATGCAGTACCGGTACCAACCTAGCCAACAAGAGATGTCGGTTCCCAAGGGAAATCGCATCGGTCGGATGGCAGGCTAG